The Arachis duranensis cultivar V14167 chromosome 2, aradu.V14167.gnm2.J7QH, whole genome shotgun sequence genome has a window encoding:
- the LOC107475283 gene encoding disease resistance protein RPV1 isoform X4, which translates to MAGIGKTTIAKALYNQISHNFEVRTFVPDIQDSVADYTRRRLHFILRDPDETQAHNFDSTRKLWWEGLRCIKVLLILDNVRSDLELGFLAVTREIFGPGSIIIITTRTKHDRLHEIGVNHIYRVKEMDYNECVELFSWSAFNKATPERSFSSLINYAIEYSDGLPLALVAVGSAVSEKSIEEWENVLDSFKRFPFQDVWQVLKENIDSVGSEEKKIFLELAYLSHLFIGVDRNDICQILQGAGHHDASRAIKGIEEHSLVWFDKDKLCMNRLLQDIGREMYMKESSIEPQDENRLARGENLSISLLKAIGESKTSIIILSPNYAFSRWCLQELEDIMICCRNKTQKVLPVFYHIDPSEVRNQTGKFGQAFDNLMKRYPDKIKGKEQSWRKALREVGCIAGFVIRKSRNESEDIKNIVEHITHMLDMKELFVANHPVGVESRVEEVIELLKDQQQENPLLLGIWGMGGSGKTTISKAIYNKLFREFEGRCFLLNIREVWDQDNGILYLQQQLLSSIFKTTKIKVENIESGKSILEKRLGQKKILLVLDDVDKLEQLNSLAASRKWFCPGSIIIITTRDEHLLRCLRIDKLYSMKELNDKESIELFSWHAFKEPYPKEEFDSLANEVISYCERLPLALEVIGSHLFNREVYEWRSVLNKLKTIPNNDVQKKLKISFDGLSDDRDREIFLDVAFFFIGMDKNDVIDILNGCGHSAEIGMNVLMERCLITVDTKGKLGMHGLLRDMGREIIRESLPMKPEERSRLWNPDEVLNVLSKDMGTKGIEGLALNLPKSLNPTQLKTEAFKEMKRLRLLQFANVQLVGDFKYLSTDLRWLCWHECPPEYTTANFYQGNLVAIDFKYSKLDLVWKKGQMMKNLKILNLSHSQHLTQTPDFSNMPNLEKLILKYCLKLTSVSHTIEHLKQVLLINLKGCSGLRVLPRSIYKLKSLKTLILSGCSSIDKLEEDIEQMESLTTLMADKTAITQVPHALLRLKSIVYISLCDFEGLSRNVFPSIIWSWTCPTNNFSRQVQTLLDLSNLVSLIVPNRNSQGLSSIIRELPQVQNVRMECGSQLQITGDVASDTCNVTNCDEMIVSSCASSLGCCSEGDVTESENSLNSILIQMGMNCSVTKVLRENILQKFNARVPGECLLPGNNNPDWLTFSGKGSFVNFDVPHVNGCKLKTMMLCVSYSSSPSIKASEGHIIKNLFIINLTKTTHYLYDGDTLASLREEEWHKVISNLEAGDKVQIVVVARLGIIVKKIVVYLIYGEPIDIVCGDDMVADGNVTVHGGDEKKNLKSLGKRKLQRV; encoded by the exons GTGAGGACATTTGTCCCAGACATCCAGGATAGCGTGGCGGATTATACAAGGAGGCGGCTTCATTTCATTTTGAGAGATCCAGATGAAACACAAGCGCATAACTTTGACTCAACAAGAAAGTTATGGTGGGAAGGACTTCGTTGCATAAAGGTACTTCTTATACTTGATAATGTGAGAAGTGACCTGGAGCTGGGGTTTTTGGCAGTAACTCGTGAAATTTTTGGTCCAGGGAGTATAATAATCATCACGACAAGAACTAAACATGATCGACTTCATGAGATTGGAGTTAATCATATATATAGAGTGAAAGAAATGGACTACAATGAATGTGTTGAGCTTTTTAGTTGGAGCGCATTCAACAAAGCCACTCCTGAAAGAAGTTTTTCTAGTCTTATTAATTATGCAATTGAATATTCTGATGGACTGCCACTGGCTCTTGTGGCTGTTGGCTCTGCTGTATCTGAAAAAAGTATAGAAGAGTGGGAGAATGTTTTGGACAGCTTCAAAAGATTCCCCTTTCAAGATGTATGGCAGGTtttaaaagaaaacatagattCTGTTGGAtctgaagaaaagaaaatatttcttGAACTAGCTTATTTGAGTCATCTCTTTATTGGAGTGGACCGAAATGATATATGTCAGATATTACAAGGAGCTGGACATCACGATGCATCGAGGGCAATTAAAGGGATTGAAGAGCATAGTCTTGTGTGGTTTGACAAGGACAAGCTTTGCATGAATCGTTTGCTACAAGACATTGGAAGAGAAATGTATATGAAGGAATCCTCGATTGAGCCTCAG GATGAAAACAGGCTAGCAAGAGGGGAAAATCTCTCAATCTCGCTTCTGAAAGCAATTGGAGAGTCTAAAACTTCTATCATTATTTTGTCACCAAATTATGCATTTTCAAGATGGTGTTTGCAAGAGTTGGAAGACATCATGATATGTTGTAGAAACAAAACTCAAAAGGTGCTGCCAGTATTCTACCATATAGATCCCTCAGAAGTGCGAAATCAAACTGGTAAGTTTGGACAAGCTTTTGATAACCTTATGAAAAGATATCCGGATAAAATAAAAGGCAAGGAGCAGAGTTGGAGGAAAGCACTCCGTGAAGTCGGGTGTATTGCAGGGTTTGTCATCCGAAAATCCag GAATGAAAGTGAGGATATTAAGAACATTGTTGAACATATTACTCATATGCTGGACATGAAGGAACTGTTTGTTGCTAATCATCCGGTAGGAGTTGAATCTCGTGTTGAAGAGGTGATTGAACTGTTAAAAGACCAGCAGCAAGAAAATCCTCTACTACTTGGTATATGGGGCATGGGAGGGAGTGGTAAAACAACCATTAGCAAAGCGATTTATAATAAACTTTTCCGCGAGTTTGAAGGTCGGTGCTTCCTCCTAAATATAAGAGAAGTTTGGGATCAAGATAATGGAATTCTTTATTTACAACAGcaacttctttcttctatttttaagACAACGAAAATAAAGGTAGAAAACATTGAATCTGGAAAGTCAATATTGGAAAAGAGACTTGGCCAGAAAAAGATTCTTCTTGTACTTGATGATGTGGACAAATTGGAGCAGCTAAATTCTTTAGCTGCAAGCCGTAAATGGTTCTGTCCCGGTAGCATAATAATCATCACAACAAGAGACGAGCATCTTCTACGTTGTCTTAGAATTGACAAGTTATATAGTATGAAAGAGTTAAATGACAAAGAATCCATTGAACTTTTTAGCTGGCATGCATTCAAAGAACCGTATCCAAAAGAGGAGTTCGATTCACTTGCTAATGAAGTTATTTCATATTGTGAGAGATTGCCACTGGCTCTTGAGGTAATTGGGTCACATCTGTTTAATAGGGAAGTATATGAATGGAGGAGTGTTTTGAATAAACTCAAAACTATTCCAAACAATGATGTACAGAAGAAGCTTAAAATAAGTTTTGATGGTCTAAGTGATGATAGGGATAGAGAAATATTTCTTGATGTAGCATTTTTCTTTATTGGAATGGACAAAAATGATGTAATTGATATATTAAATGGCTGCGGGCATTCAGCTGAAATTGGAATGAATGTTCTTATGGAACGATGCCTTATTACTGTGGACACGAAGGGAAAACTTGGCATGCATGGTTTGCTGCGAGACATGGGAAGAGAAATTATTCGCGAGAGTTTGCCAATGAAACCTGAGGAACGCAGTAGGTTGTGGAATCCAGATGAAGTGCTTAATGTATTATCAAAAGACATG GGAACAAAAGGTATTGAGGGACTTGCTTTGAACCTGCCAAAGTCATTGAATCCAACTCAGTTAAAGACAGAAGCATTTAAGGAGATGAAGAGACTGAGATTGCTTCAGTTTGCAAATGTGCAACTTGTTGGAGACTTTAAATACCTTTCAACAGATCTTCGATGGTTGTGCTGGCATGAATGTCCTCCAGAATATACAACTGCAAACTTTTATCAAGGAAATTTAGTTGCCATTGACTTCAAATATAGCAAACTCGACCTAGTATGGAAGAAGGGTCAG ATGATGAAGAATCTAAAAATTCTCAATCTTAGTCATTCTCAACACTTGACACAAACTCCTGACTTTTCAAATATGCCCAATCTTGAAAAGTTAATACTCAAATATTGCCTAAAGTTGACTTCGGTTTCTCATACCATTGAGCATCTCAAGCAAGTTCTTCTAATCAATTTGAAAGGGTGTTCAGGGCTTCGTGTACTTCCAAGAAGCATCTACAAGTTGAAATCTCTCAAAACTCTCATTCTATCAGGATGTTCATCGATTGATAAGTTAGAAGAAGACATAGAACAAATGGAATCATTAACAACTTTGATGGCAGATAAAACTGCCATAACACAAGTGCCTCATGCACTACTAAGATTAAAGAGCATTGTGTATATTTCTTTGTGTGACTTTGAAGGATTATCGCGCAATGTGTTTCCTTCAATCATTTGGTCTTGGACCTGTCCAACAAATAATTTCTCACGCCAAGTGCAAACACTTCTGGACTTGTCAAATCTTGTTTCCTTAATAGTCCCAAATAGAAATTCTCAAGGCCTATCCTCCATTATCAGAGAGCTTCCACAGGTTCAGAATGTTAGGATGGAGTGTGGCTCACAACTCCAAATAACAGGAGATGTAGCTTCAGATACTTGTAATGTCACAAACTGCGATGAAATGATAGTATCATCATGTGCATCATCACTTGGTTGTTGCAGTGAAGGTGATGTTACTGAATCAGAAAATTCCTTGAATTCAATTTTAATCCAAATGGGAATGAATTGTTCTGTCACAAAGGTACTCAGAGAGAATATTTTGCAG AAATTTAATGCCAGAGTACCTGGAGAATGTTTGCTTCCAGGCAATAATAATCCTGATTGGTTAACATTCAGTGGAAAAGGTTCTTTTGTAAATTTCGATGTCCCTCATGTGAATGGATGCAAGTTAAAAACAATGATGTTGTGTGTCTCCTACTCTTCATCTCCAAGCATCAAAGCATCTGAAGgccatattattaaaaatctgtTTATCATAAATCTCACAAAGACCACTCATTATCTCTACGATGGAGATACATTGGCTTCACTTAGAGAAGAGGAATGGCATAAAGTGATTTCAAACCTTGAAGCTGGAGACAAAGTAcagattgttgttgttgctagGTTAGGAATCATAGTGAAGAAGATAGTAGTTTATCTCATATATGGTGAACCAATTGATATTGTTTGTGGTGATGATATGGTAGCAGATGGAAATGTCACTGTTCATGGTGGAGATGAAAAA AAAAATTTGAAGTCACTTGGAAAACGAAAACTCCAGAGAGTATGA
- the LOC107475283 gene encoding disease resistance protein RPV1 isoform X3: protein MAGIGKTTIAKALYNQISHNFEVRTFVPDIQDSVADYTRRRLHFILRDPDETQAHNFDSTRKLWWEGLRCIKVLLILDNVRSDLELGFLAVTREIFGPGSIIIITTRTKHDRLHEIGVNHIYRVKEMDYNECVELFSWSAFNKATPERSFSSLINYAIEYSDGLPLALVAVGSAVSEKSIEEWENVLDSFKRFPFQDVWQVLKENIDSVGSEEKKIFLELAYLSHLFIGVDRNDICQILQGAGHHDASRAIKGIEEHSLVWFDKDKLCMNRLLQDIGREMYMKESSIEPQDENRLARGENLSISLLKAIGESKTSIIILSPNYAFSRWCLQELEDIMICCRNKTQKVLPVFYHIDPSEVRNQTGKFGQAFDNLMKRYPDKIKGKEQSWRKALREVGCIAGFVIRKSRNESEDIKNIVEHITHMLDMKELFVANHPVGVESRVEEVIELLKDQQQENPLLLGIWGMGGSGKTTISKAIYNKLFREFEGRCFLLNIREVWDQDNGILYLQQQLLSSIFKTTKIKVENIESGKSILEKRLGQKKILLVLDDVDKLEQLNSLAASRKWFCPGSIIIITTRDEHLLRCLRIDKLYSMKELNDKESIELFSWHAFKEPYPKEEFDSLANEVISYCERLPLALEVIGSHLFNREVYEWRSVLNKLKTIPNNDVQKKLKISFDGLSDDRDREIFLDVAFFFIGMDKNDVIDILNGCGHSAEIGMNVLMERCLITVDTKGKLGMHGLLRDMGREIIRESLPMKPEERSRLWNPDEVLNVLSKDMGTKGIEGLALNLPKSLNPTQLKTEAFKEMKRLRLLQFANVQLVGDFKYLSTDLRWLCWHECPPEYTTANFYQGNLVAIDFKYSKLDLVWKKGQMMKNLKILNLSHSQHLTQTPDFSNMPNLEKLILKYCLKLTSVSHTIEHLKQVLLINLKGCSGLRVLPRSIYKLKSLKTLILSGCSSIDKLEEDIEQMESLTTLMADKTAITQVPHALLRLKSIVYISLCDFEGLSRNVFPSIIWSWTCPTNNFSRQVQTLLDLSNLVSLIVPNRNSQGLSSIIRELPQVQNVRMECGSQLQITGDVASDTCNVTNCDEMIVSSCASSLGCCSEGDVTESENSLNSILIQMGMNCSVTKVLRENILQKFNARVPGECLLPGNNNPDWLTFSGKGSFVNFDVPHVNGCKLKTMMLCVSYSSSPSIKASEGHIIKNLFIINLTKTTHYLYDGDTLASLREEEWHKVISNLEAGDKVQIVVVARLGIIVKKIVVYLIYGEPIDIVCGDDMVADGNVTVHGGDEKKNLKSLGKRKLQRV, encoded by the exons ATGGCGGGAATAGGTAAAACTACAATTGCCAAAGCCCTCTACAATCAAATTAGCCACAATTTCGAGGTGAGGACATTTGTCCCAGACATCCAGGATAGCGTGGCGGATTATACAAGGAGGCGGCTTCATTTCATTTTGAGAGATCCAGATGAAACACAAGCGCATAACTTTGACTCAACAAGAAAGTTATGGTGGGAAGGACTTCGTTGCATAAAGGTACTTCTTATACTTGATAATGTGAGAAGTGACCTGGAGCTGGGGTTTTTGGCAGTAACTCGTGAAATTTTTGGTCCAGGGAGTATAATAATCATCACGACAAGAACTAAACATGATCGACTTCATGAGATTGGAGTTAATCATATATATAGAGTGAAAGAAATGGACTACAATGAATGTGTTGAGCTTTTTAGTTGGAGCGCATTCAACAAAGCCACTCCTGAAAGAAGTTTTTCTAGTCTTATTAATTATGCAATTGAATATTCTGATGGACTGCCACTGGCTCTTGTGGCTGTTGGCTCTGCTGTATCTGAAAAAAGTATAGAAGAGTGGGAGAATGTTTTGGACAGCTTCAAAAGATTCCCCTTTCAAGATGTATGGCAGGTtttaaaagaaaacatagattCTGTTGGAtctgaagaaaagaaaatatttcttGAACTAGCTTATTTGAGTCATCTCTTTATTGGAGTGGACCGAAATGATATATGTCAGATATTACAAGGAGCTGGACATCACGATGCATCGAGGGCAATTAAAGGGATTGAAGAGCATAGTCTTGTGTGGTTTGACAAGGACAAGCTTTGCATGAATCGTTTGCTACAAGACATTGGAAGAGAAATGTATATGAAGGAATCCTCGATTGAGCCTCAG GATGAAAACAGGCTAGCAAGAGGGGAAAATCTCTCAATCTCGCTTCTGAAAGCAATTGGAGAGTCTAAAACTTCTATCATTATTTTGTCACCAAATTATGCATTTTCAAGATGGTGTTTGCAAGAGTTGGAAGACATCATGATATGTTGTAGAAACAAAACTCAAAAGGTGCTGCCAGTATTCTACCATATAGATCCCTCAGAAGTGCGAAATCAAACTGGTAAGTTTGGACAAGCTTTTGATAACCTTATGAAAAGATATCCGGATAAAATAAAAGGCAAGGAGCAGAGTTGGAGGAAAGCACTCCGTGAAGTCGGGTGTATTGCAGGGTTTGTCATCCGAAAATCCag GAATGAAAGTGAGGATATTAAGAACATTGTTGAACATATTACTCATATGCTGGACATGAAGGAACTGTTTGTTGCTAATCATCCGGTAGGAGTTGAATCTCGTGTTGAAGAGGTGATTGAACTGTTAAAAGACCAGCAGCAAGAAAATCCTCTACTACTTGGTATATGGGGCATGGGAGGGAGTGGTAAAACAACCATTAGCAAAGCGATTTATAATAAACTTTTCCGCGAGTTTGAAGGTCGGTGCTTCCTCCTAAATATAAGAGAAGTTTGGGATCAAGATAATGGAATTCTTTATTTACAACAGcaacttctttcttctatttttaagACAACGAAAATAAAGGTAGAAAACATTGAATCTGGAAAGTCAATATTGGAAAAGAGACTTGGCCAGAAAAAGATTCTTCTTGTACTTGATGATGTGGACAAATTGGAGCAGCTAAATTCTTTAGCTGCAAGCCGTAAATGGTTCTGTCCCGGTAGCATAATAATCATCACAACAAGAGACGAGCATCTTCTACGTTGTCTTAGAATTGACAAGTTATATAGTATGAAAGAGTTAAATGACAAAGAATCCATTGAACTTTTTAGCTGGCATGCATTCAAAGAACCGTATCCAAAAGAGGAGTTCGATTCACTTGCTAATGAAGTTATTTCATATTGTGAGAGATTGCCACTGGCTCTTGAGGTAATTGGGTCACATCTGTTTAATAGGGAAGTATATGAATGGAGGAGTGTTTTGAATAAACTCAAAACTATTCCAAACAATGATGTACAGAAGAAGCTTAAAATAAGTTTTGATGGTCTAAGTGATGATAGGGATAGAGAAATATTTCTTGATGTAGCATTTTTCTTTATTGGAATGGACAAAAATGATGTAATTGATATATTAAATGGCTGCGGGCATTCAGCTGAAATTGGAATGAATGTTCTTATGGAACGATGCCTTATTACTGTGGACACGAAGGGAAAACTTGGCATGCATGGTTTGCTGCGAGACATGGGAAGAGAAATTATTCGCGAGAGTTTGCCAATGAAACCTGAGGAACGCAGTAGGTTGTGGAATCCAGATGAAGTGCTTAATGTATTATCAAAAGACATG GGAACAAAAGGTATTGAGGGACTTGCTTTGAACCTGCCAAAGTCATTGAATCCAACTCAGTTAAAGACAGAAGCATTTAAGGAGATGAAGAGACTGAGATTGCTTCAGTTTGCAAATGTGCAACTTGTTGGAGACTTTAAATACCTTTCAACAGATCTTCGATGGTTGTGCTGGCATGAATGTCCTCCAGAATATACAACTGCAAACTTTTATCAAGGAAATTTAGTTGCCATTGACTTCAAATATAGCAAACTCGACCTAGTATGGAAGAAGGGTCAG ATGATGAAGAATCTAAAAATTCTCAATCTTAGTCATTCTCAACACTTGACACAAACTCCTGACTTTTCAAATATGCCCAATCTTGAAAAGTTAATACTCAAATATTGCCTAAAGTTGACTTCGGTTTCTCATACCATTGAGCATCTCAAGCAAGTTCTTCTAATCAATTTGAAAGGGTGTTCAGGGCTTCGTGTACTTCCAAGAAGCATCTACAAGTTGAAATCTCTCAAAACTCTCATTCTATCAGGATGTTCATCGATTGATAAGTTAGAAGAAGACATAGAACAAATGGAATCATTAACAACTTTGATGGCAGATAAAACTGCCATAACACAAGTGCCTCATGCACTACTAAGATTAAAGAGCATTGTGTATATTTCTTTGTGTGACTTTGAAGGATTATCGCGCAATGTGTTTCCTTCAATCATTTGGTCTTGGACCTGTCCAACAAATAATTTCTCACGCCAAGTGCAAACACTTCTGGACTTGTCAAATCTTGTTTCCTTAATAGTCCCAAATAGAAATTCTCAAGGCCTATCCTCCATTATCAGAGAGCTTCCACAGGTTCAGAATGTTAGGATGGAGTGTGGCTCACAACTCCAAATAACAGGAGATGTAGCTTCAGATACTTGTAATGTCACAAACTGCGATGAAATGATAGTATCATCATGTGCATCATCACTTGGTTGTTGCAGTGAAGGTGATGTTACTGAATCAGAAAATTCCTTGAATTCAATTTTAATCCAAATGGGAATGAATTGTTCTGTCACAAAGGTACTCAGAGAGAATATTTTGCAG AAATTTAATGCCAGAGTACCTGGAGAATGTTTGCTTCCAGGCAATAATAATCCTGATTGGTTAACATTCAGTGGAAAAGGTTCTTTTGTAAATTTCGATGTCCCTCATGTGAATGGATGCAAGTTAAAAACAATGATGTTGTGTGTCTCCTACTCTTCATCTCCAAGCATCAAAGCATCTGAAGgccatattattaaaaatctgtTTATCATAAATCTCACAAAGACCACTCATTATCTCTACGATGGAGATACATTGGCTTCACTTAGAGAAGAGGAATGGCATAAAGTGATTTCAAACCTTGAAGCTGGAGACAAAGTAcagattgttgttgttgctagGTTAGGAATCATAGTGAAGAAGATAGTAGTTTATCTCATATATGGTGAACCAATTGATATTGTTTGTGGTGATGATATGGTAGCAGATGGAAATGTCACTGTTCATGGTGGAGATGAAAAA AAAAATTTGAAGTCACTTGGAAAACGAAAACTCCAGAGAGTATGA